The genomic segment ATATGATCAGTTCAAGTCAGGCAAACAGAAAAGAATGTTCCTATGTTGCAAGAATAGGCTCTAACCAACCTCCTATTTACACCACCAGATAATCATTCCAGCAGGGACAGCACCAAGGGTTTTATTGCTCTGTAAATGTTTCTCTTATCAGTGGACTTTACTTGGAACAATCTTAATGTGAAGCAATGCCGGTGTCATTCATTAATGTGCAATTTTCTTTAGAGCGTGTGGCAAAAGCCCCAAATCTGGAAAATGTCACCTTCTCCTGGCATCGCCAGACCTCCAGTGAATTTGAGAGCCAAGTCAATGAAGATAAGCAGATGAGAAAGTTTGATTTCATTCACATGATACAGGTAATATATATGCTGATATAGAAGGAAAGGGGCTCTCATTTGCTCAACATATTATGAAAGAGGGCTGCTGTATCATGTTCTACAGTCATTAGCACTATAGATCTGAAATTATAGGCCCCATATTTCATCCTACCTTACTTTCAGATTTCCCTGGCAAACTTTGCTTTTGTACAGAAAGTACCCTGAAGCCCATAGTATTGTGTTCTCAGCCCAGGCCATAGTATTGTGTTCTCAGCCCAGGCCAAGAGATGGGGGGTGAGCATGGTGTGGGTTAAATGTGAGATTGTATGGTAAGAGGCATAGCACAGTTGGCTGTGAGAAGTGCAGCATCAGCCCTATGCCATATTATAAGCaatttgaaatattaaatatcaccttggagttccatgacatatAAAATCACTCGGCCTCCTACCTCTTACTTTTATATGGTCTCAGAACTCCTCAGTatcttcaaatatccttataatttacagcaggaggtacattatcccttataatatatgagtgatattcagagtccctgtataactcagcctgccgccttgtgcttttatatggtcacagaactcctcagtgacttctaatatccttataatttacagtagggggtacattatcccttataatacatgagtgatactcagagttccctgtataactcagcctgcagccttgtgcttttcaATGGTCAAAGAgatcctcagtgacttctaatatccttataatttatagtaggtggtacattatcccttataatacatgagtgatattcagagtttcCTATATAACTCAgtgtgcagccttgtgcctttatatggtcacataaacccctcagtgacttctaatatccttataatttacaataggggggtacattatcccttacaatatatgagtgatactccgtGTTACACAGCTTTGACTCTAGACAGGTTTGTATGGATTATTTATCAAGATGTCACAGGGATGAATGGATTCTCTGTATCATTCCAGATGTTATATTATGTAAAGGATGTCTTGGGAACATTAAAATTCTTTAAAAGCTGCTTGGCACCCAGTGGGAAGCTACTGATCATTCTTGTATCGGGTAAGAAAAACAGCTACAGAgcattattaaaatgattatctatatttttagggatgtaccgaatccacaaTTATTAGAAGTTGTATGAATATCACACCAATTTTGAACCCTAAAGATTCTGAACCGTACTTGACAACGGACAGATAAAGGCAAGATGATAATGCTGATATCAAGCAGACGGTGGCACTGTTATACCTAAATCTCTCCTTATTAAAAACTTCTACCTTTGTGTAACAGTAAAATAACAGGCATGGGGCTTCATTTACTTACACTGGTCAAAAGACCAAGTGCAAAAACGCTGAGGTGAGAGCAATGAtacaaacagatctttttgtttGTATATTGTGTTCAAATTGTCCCTCTGTCAATATGGTGCCACGCAGGATGTTCTTTAATGTATCTTCAATGTGCACactatttaaagagaaaaattagCAATTGGTGTCATAGTGCAAAGTGAATCTTGACCTACTGGGAGGTTAAAGGCAGGTATTATGTACAGTCTTCTTTTCCTACAGTCACTAGTAGCAGACACTAAAACATTGGTACCCATGCACAACAAACTGGTTGTAAACAGTACAGCAGCTTGGCACGAATGCTTTCATCATAGCATTTTTACCCCCCACCATTGCACCACTTAACTCAAGGCAGGGGCATAAAAAGAAGGCCCTGCAATTGCctaaaaggtatagggacccattgGTGCACTGACTGATATGCActtcaaatatatgtatatgacaAATGTCTTATTCCAAAGGTATATGGCCCTAAAATGATGTTGCTGTGGGGTCACTTATGCCACTGGTACAAGGACTTTAATATCACTTTTGTCTGTACGTTAGAAATAAGGAATATGATAACATACCCTTAATCTTTTCTAATGACTGTTATATATATTTCCCTGTAGGTAACAGTGGGTGGGCCACTCTATGGAAGAAATATGGCCAACGGCTGCCTCTGAACGACCTCTGCCTGTACATTACGGCAGGAGATATCGCAGAGATGCTAAGTTCAATGGGCGCCCGGTTTCAGAGCCACGAACTGCAGTCGGATATGGACATCACGGAATGTTTCATCGAGGGGGACAGAGATGGGGAACTTCTGTTGGACTTTCTGACTGAGACGTGTGACTTTAAGAGAAATGCCCCTGCTGATCTCAGGGATCAGATTATCTGTGACCTAAAAAGCCCTGGCTGTAGTACAACAAAAGATGGGAAGGTTATTTTTAACAACAACCTTAGTGTGATTGTGGTGGAGGCAGATTAGTTAGTCTAGGGAATACAAGCCCCTTTGCACACCAGgctggggttgttcatctttgagttaacttttagtatgatgtagagcgtgatattctgaaaaacttcacaattggtttttattttttattacttgtggtatttgaattatttagctctttattcaactgctctccagtttgcaattttagcaatttagTCTAAATtacccatgcactgatttgcataagagactggaatataaataggagagggcccaaacagaaagatgagtaataaaaagtagcaataaccatacatttgtaaccttacagagcatttgttttcagatgtctaaaagctggaaagagtcagaagaagaagaactcTATGGCAGCTGAAGGTTGTTCATACCTGACTTAGACTTTAAAAGCCCattcctgattggttgctgtgggttttgTGAACAGTGTAATGTAACCCCCTGAATCTGTctaaatattacatataatacACCTACATATAATGCATTATCTCACATCCATAATTACTTACCAAACCCACAAGCCAATGATTCTTATTGAGCTGATTACCTTCATATTAAACAAACACTGGATTCACCTATTATGTTAGGCCTGGCTAATAATCAAATCATATATTTAGGCATGATACGCACATTGTTTACAGTGGGGAAAGATcatgtacattagagggcatGGTTGTATTCTTTGTCATCATGGAATGGTGGCATCACAAAATAGGCATGATGATCTCATGATTGAATTGGATCCACGTGTGGGAAAATATACAAGGTAAAAGGGGTGTAATTCAGTGTCACATGCATTGGCAATTATATCTTTTGCCATAAATGTCTTCAGATATACCTCATTGTCTACACTAACTTGCTCCTTATTGCAACCAGTGGAATTAAATTAGATAAAGAGCCGGCATCCATACTGTTGAGATATTGAGATATACTGTGTGATCACTTATTCCATGTGTGATTGACATTAAAACTGTAATCACCATTCCAGATACATTTCCTTTGCTAATCTACTCTAGGGCTTGGAAGTTCTTGAGAAGATCACCAGTAGACCCTTTACACTAAGGATTGACCCCTGTAACCAATggctttaataatatatatacatatatatgactgCCTATGTTCTCCCATACAAGTTAGACCAAACCAGCATATTAATGACACCAAACCATATTAGGAACAAACATGTTCTGCATGTTCCCCATGGGTATGAATGTCCATGTGTAAATACACAGAATATCATTACAATAGGCAACATATATGATCTCCATAGAGATGGTATGTATGGGTTTTTTATTAGTTTCTTTCTTTAATGCTAGTTGTTCTATTTGCTGCCTCATTTAGGACATTTTCTGCTTATTGGAATATTCATCTTTTTGCAGGAATTAGGCAATTTAATGAAGCGCAAAAGTGGATTGTGTTGGCTAATTCCTGTATAGAAGCAGTTTAGTAGATGCAACACATCAGTGAAGCACAACTATTTTGCTTTGCGGGACAAATTGCTTTATGGTTGCCGACACAGATGCACAGAAAATGTCTATAGTTAATGAGAAAGGTACTTTATGAATACTGCCCCTTatatttatagggtagatgcTCACTTTGATTTCTGGTCCAGTTAATCATTAGCTATTGCACAACTACTACAGAGAACAGGAAAAATTAGTCATTCCTATTCCACAGATAATTCAGGCAAAGACCACTTCAAGCAACAATGCAGTCACTAGTCAAGGACTCCGAGAGCCAGAAGATGAGACTGTGATGTCaccatattaaataaataacacttGCAGCCACCTGGAGAAGAGAGACCTGAAGAA from the Xenopus laevis strain J_2021 chromosome 9_10L, Xenopus_laevis_v10.1, whole genome shotgun sequence genome contains:
- the hnmt.L gene encoding histamine N-methyltransferase A — translated: MDSKLRSLLSDHSRYVESFRLFLQNSTEHQCMQHFIESKLPNIISSIGNDKPVIDVLGVGSGSGEIDLQMIAKIQARWPGVPINNQIVEPSAEQIFGYKERVAKAPNLENVTFSWHRQTSSEFESQVNEDKQMRKFDFIHMIQMLYYVKDVLGTLKFFKSCLAPSGKLLIILVSGNSGWATLWKKYGQRLPLNDLCLYITAGDIAEMLSSMGARFQSHELQSDMDITECFIEGDRDGELLLDFLTETCDFKRNAPADLRDQIICDLKSPGCSTTKDGKVIFNNNLSVIVVEAD